A stretch of the Siniperca chuatsi isolate FFG_IHB_CAS linkage group LG24, ASM2008510v1, whole genome shotgun sequence genome encodes the following:
- the cnot9 gene encoding CCR4-NOT transcription complex subunit 9 — protein sequence MLATGAAVTTALAQVDREKIYQWINELSSPETRENALLELSKKRESVPDLAPMLWHSCGTIAALLQEIVNIYPSINPPTLTAHQSNRVCNALALLQCVASHPETRSAFLAAHIPLFLYPFLHTVSKTRPFEYLRLTSLGVIGALVKTDEQEVINFLLTTEIIPLCLRIMESGSELSKTVATFILQKILLDDTGLAYICQTYERFSHVAMILGKMVLQLSKEPSARLLKHVVRCYLRLSDNSRAREALRQCLPDQLKDTTFAQVLKDDTTTKRWLAQLVKNLQEGQVTDPRGIPLPPQ from the exons ATGTTGGCTACCGGAGCA GCTGTAACCACAGCACTGGCACAAGTGGACAGAGAAAAGATCTACCAGTGGATCAATGAGCTGTCCAGTCCAGAGACCAGGGAGAATGCCCTCCTGGAGCTCAGCAAGAAGAGGGAGTCTGTACCTGACCTGGCTCCCATGCTGTGGCACTCCTGCGGCACCATAGCGGCCCTGCTGCAG GAAATCGTCAACATCTACCCATCAATCAACCCCCCCACCTTGACAGCACACCAGTCCAACAGAGTATGTAATGCCCTTGCACTCCTCCAGTGTGTTGCCTCCCATCCAGAGACAAG GTCAGCTTTCTTGGCTGCACACATCCCACTCTTCCTCTACCCGTTCCTACATACAGTGAGCAAAACACGGCCATTCGAGTACCTCCGCCTCACCAGCTTAGGAGTCATAG GCGCTTTGGTGAAAACAGATGAGCAGGAAGTGATCAACTTCCTGTTGACCACAGAGATCATTCCCTTGTGCCTTCGCATCATGGAGTCTGGCAGCGAGCTGTCCAAAACG GTTGCAACCTTCATACTGCAGAAGATTCTCCTGGATGACACAGGGCTGGCATACATCTGTCAAACATATGAGCGCTTCTCCCATGTTGCTATGATTCTT gGCAAAATGGTCCTCCAGCTCTCCAAAGAGCCGTCAGCCCGCCTACTGAAGCATGTCGTGCGCTGTTACCTACGCCTGTCTGACAACTCCAG AGCCAGAGAAGCTCTGCGGCAGTGCCTCCCTGACCAGCTCAAAGACACCACCTTCGCCCAAGTCCTGAAGGACGACACCACCACCAAGCGCTGGCTGGCCCAGCTGGTGAAGAACCTGCAGGAGGGTCAGGTGACTGACCCCCGAGGCATCCCTCTCCCCCCACAGTGA